GCTGAAGCTATCCATGGTAATAAATCACAAAGCGCAAGACAACAAGCACTTCACTTGTTTAAAACCAATAAAATTCAAGTACTTGTCGCAACCGATATTGCCGCAAGAGGTCTTGATATTGAGAAATTGTCGCATGTATTCAATTATGATTTACCTGAAGTTCCTGAAACGTATATTCATCGTATTGGTAGAACCGGTAGAGCTGGTCTTGAAGGAAAAGCCATTTCTTTCTGTTCTGAAGAAGAACTTCCATTACTTAAAGATATTCAAAGACATATTAAAAAACAACTTCCTGTTATAAAAGATCACCCTTATATCGTTGTTTTTTCAGACACGCCTTTAAAACAAGTCATAAAAAACGTGCCTCAACATTCACAAATCCCAAAAAATTACTCGAAACATGATTCTAAAAATCGTCGTTATAAACCAAGTGAAACGTCGAAAAAAAATATCTCAAAATAATCTAAAAATTTAAAACAAACAATTTATTAAAATAAATGTTTGTTTTTTTTAATCTATTTTTACTGTCAAAAAATAATTTAGATATTTTTTATTGAATTGAATAAAACTGTGATAAAATAATTACTAGAGTTTAAAGGAGTGAATGTTATGAGAACTTTTAAAGGCATTGGAGCATCAGAACATGTAGCTGTTGAACAAATATTTTATCTTGAATCACTTGATTTAAGTGTGATAGAAAAAAATGATTGTATCCCAGAAGTGGAACTGAAACGATATGATGATGCAAAAAATCAAGCAATCACAGAACTAGAAGTACTATATGAAAAAACGAAACTGACAAGTGAAGAAACCGCTCAAGTATTTCTTGCACACCAAATGATGATAGAAGATTATTATTTTGTTCAAGAAGTAAATCAATTACTTGAATCAAATAAAAACGTTGAATACGCTGTTCAATTAACTGCAAATAAATTCAAAGAGATGTTTGAAGCCATGGACGATGAACTGATGAGAGCAAGAGCTGCAGATGTTCAAGACATTTCCAATCGACTCCTTCGCATTTTGAAAGGAATCAAAGAAGAAGTTCTTTCACCCAAAGGGAAATTTATACTAATTTGTGAAGATTTACTCCCATCTGATATTGTTAAATTTGATCAAAAATCCATCGCTGGATTTGTGACAAAATATGGTTCTAAGAGTTCGCATGCTGCGATACTTGCCAGAACCCTTAATTTGCCAATAGTAGTTCATTTGGATAAATTATTTGACGAAATTCCTCATGAAGGAATTTTAGCGATAAATGGTGAAACAGGAGAAGTCATTGTTAATCCAGATGATTCTATCATTAAAGAATACCGCAGTAAAATGGAAGCACAAGAAAAAATGGATAAAGATTTAAAAAAATATCGAGGACAAAAAGCCATTTCTTCGAAAGGACATGAAGTAATCGTAGCCGCAAATATCGGAAACGTAAGCGACGCTGATTTAGTTCTTGAAAATGATGGAGATGCAGTTGGGTTATTTCGAAGTGAATTTATTTACCTTGAAAGTCATGATTATCCTTCTGAAGAAAAACAATTTCAAATTTACAAAGAAGTCGTCAAAAAACTGGCACCCAGAAATGTGATTATTAGAACATTAGATATAGGGGCTGATAAAACAGCTGATTATTTCAAATTAGATAAAGAAGAAAATCCAGCACTAGGATATCGAGCGATTCGTATTTGTTTAAAAGAAAAGGAATTATTTACAACACAATTAAGAGCACTTTTAAGAGCATCTCATTATGGAAATCTATCCATTATGATTCCGATGATTACCCACTTAGAACAAGTCAAAGAATCAAAAGCCATCTTTGAAGGCTTAAAAAAGGAAATGGATTTAGAAAATATTCCTTACAAAACGGATATTCAATTTGGAATCATGATTGAGACACCTGCAGCAGTGATGATTTCAGATAAGCTTGCAAAACTCGTCGATTTCTTCAGCATTGGGACAAATGATTTAACCCAATACACGTTAGCGGTTGACAGAATGAATGCCAAAATTCAAGATTTATTTGATTCAAGACATGAAGCCGTGTTACGAATGATTGCATTAACCGCTAAAAATGCTCATGATGCAGGGATATGGATTGGAATTTGTGGAGAATCCGCAAGCGACTTAACGCTCCTTGACTTTTACTTAGAACATCATATCGACGAATTAAGTGTATCTCCTAGCAAAGTATTACGTTTAAAAAAAGCGATTATTGAAAAATAATCTAAGAAGAATATAGATTTTTAGAAAGAAGGACAAATCAAATTGAAAAATCAAACAAAACAAACTCAAATTCATATTACAACCCTTCATTTATTACTTTATGTTAAATTTAAACTAAAAGAGTTATTGTTAGTTGAAATTGCCGTATTATCTTTACTTGGGTACTGTTTATATCAAAGCATGATAGAGTATGTCATCATTTTAGCTTTCCTTGCCCTTTTATATATTATGTTTCAAATCATGAAAATTGTTGTACCTATGATTAAACATAGAAAAGCAGTTCAAAGCGAACCTGTGTTAGAATTTGAATTTTTAGATGATGAAGTCGTTATTCAAAAAGTAAATGAAAAAGCTTCACCTCTTACACTTCCTTATTCAGAAGTATTACTTTTACTTGAAACAAAAAAATGTTTTTACATTGTTTTGGAACAAAAAATGGGGTTTGTACTTGAAAAAGCGAATTTTGAAAATGTGACATTAGGCTCATTCAAGATATTCTTAAATGAAAAGAACATTGCGGTTCAAAAATAACGAAAACTTAAAATAAATTTTAGAAAAAAGGTAGACGAAACGTTCGTTTATCTTTTTTATTTTTCGTAAAACAAAGTGTTTCAAAAAATGGTTTATGTTATAATGACCTAAAAGACGTAACGAGTTTAATTGTATAATAAATTTAAAAGAAAGGCTCGTTATTTAATCACACATTAAACATATTTATAATCATTTTATTTTTTTTATTTTTTTTTTACTTTTTTTGTTTTTGCAAGAATTTGACAAAGATTAGCGCCTTAGAAACACGACTATCTCCTCGTGTTTATTAGCAATCCTGCCTAAGATAGCGTTTACATTTTTGTACAAATTTGACAAATTTTCATTGCAATAATTTGGTCTTTCAATCTATACAGATATAAAATATAATGTAAAGTGAGGTAATAGAAGTGCTCGATTATAAAGATAGTTATATCCTAAATTTATTAATTACGTCCAATCAAATTTTGAATATTTTGGATATCTCAAAACTATTAGGGATTTCACAAAGAAGTGCATATTATTCCATGACAAGGATTAATGATTACTTAGAATCCAGAGGGCTTTCTAAGTTAATCAATAAGAGATCTTTTGGGATCAAAATTGATCCAAAAGTAAAAGAAATCTTACAAAACGATTTATCAAATTCTTTGGAAGAAATGTATCTTTACACTCAAAAAGAACGAAATGCAATTCAAACATTAATTCTTCTATGTTTTAATGAGTTGATTAACGTCTCTTTTTTTGAAGCCCTTTTTGCGTTAAGTCGAAATACGATTGTATCCGATTTAAAAGACGTTAAAAAAATGCTTAGTGTTTACAACTTGGCCTTAGAGTATGATTCAAATTGTGGATATGTGATTGAAGGCAGTGCCTTAAGAAAAAGAAGTGTCATCTTAAACATTATCTCAAAATATGAATACCTTTTAAAAATTAAGTCATATAATTTGTTTTCTGAAAAAGACGTCAAATTTGTTTATGATAAATTTACCGATTTAGAAAACATCTTAAACATTCAGTATGTAAATGATACGCTTGTCTATTTATCCATGCTCATTTCAATCGTAAAACGAAATCAAATCGAAAAAGTGACATTTACCGATATCGATGAAATGATGTTAAAAGATTCAAAAGAATATAAAGCCGTTGTTCAGGTGTTTAAAGATTTTATCGATGACGATGAAATCTTATATGTTACTCTTCATCTTTTGGGCCTTCGAGTTCAAACACCTACCGAACTAGAAAATTTTGAAGACGATTATATTAATGAAATTGTAGACTTCATGATTGAAGAATTTTCAAAACTGACACTTATTTACTTTGATAACCAAGATGAATTATTTAAAAATTTGTATTTGCATATGCGACAAGCTATGTTTCGTTTGAAATATGGAATCATATTTGAAAACGAAGTTAAAGATTCCATCTTCGAAAATTACCCTCAAATTACTTATGTGACCAATCAAATATGTAATAAATTGGAATCAAAACTGGGATACCCTATAGGAGATGACGATGTTGCATACATTGCCATGCATTTTGGAGGTCATCTTAACCGGGAAAAACGAGATTTACCAAAATATAAAGTATTACTTGTTTGTTTAAATGGAATCGCAACGAGTAAACTATTGAAAAAAGAATTGGAATACCTTTTAGGAAACATTGAAATCATTGACGTTGTAAGGCTAGATGAAATTGAACGATACCAAGATGAAGTAGATTATATTATTTCTACTGTTCCCATAAAGAATCCAGCACTCATTCACAAATCCTTACAAGTAAACTCTGTATTAAATGAAGTCGATAAAGCTCAAATAATTTCCTTATTTGGTGCTTTTAATCCAAACTATGGAGAAAACGAAATGTCAAAGATGATCATCGATGACATTAAAGAATATCTTCCAAAAGACAAAATTGAAGAAGTGAGACGAAAAATCCTTTACCGCATTAGTAAGATTAATGTGGTAAAAGAAGAACATGGAAGGAAAAAAAATATTATGTTAAAAGAACTCATTCGTGAAGATAGAATTATTTTTAAAGACAAAGTATCTAGTTGGCAAGAAGCACTTTGGGTAAGTGCGAAACCCCTACTTGATGCAGGAGATATTGAAAAAAGATATATTGACAAAGTCATCAGTAACGTTCATGAACTTGGCCCTTATATCGTGATTGCTCCAAACATTGCAATTTCACATGCAAGACCAGAAAATGGAGTTAAAAACCTTTCCATGTCTATCTTAATCTTAAAAGAAGCAGTTAATTTTTCAGAAACGTCTGATCGTAATTCAAAAATTATTATTACACTAGCCGCTCCGGATGGAGAAAAACATTTATTAGCTTTACAACAACTATCATCATTATTAATGGATTCCATTGATGAATTATTTGCCTCAGAGAATGTGGAACAAGTTTTAAAATTGATTAAGGAATATTCAGAAAAGGAGATCTAAAATGAAAAAAATCGCATGTATTTGTGGATCGGGACTTGGAAGTAGTTTACTGGTTGCTATGAATGTAAAATCTGCAATTAAAGAAATGCATTTAGTAACTGAAATCGACGTTGAACATATGGATTTAGGCTCAGCATGGCCTGGACTTGCAGATGTAATTGTTTGTGGACAAGACTTACAAGACAACTGTAAAAGATTTGCGGATGTAATACCACTTAACAACATTATGGATAAGAAAGAGTTGAAAGAAAAGTTAACAACTTACTTTTCTTCCAAGGGAATTCTTTAAACATAAAATAAAAAAATGGAGGAAGAAATATGAAGTTTATTACCGATTTACTTTCCACCCCCAGTATATTACTAGGAATAATAGTTTTTGTGGGGTTAGTTGCACAAAAGAAAAACGTGAGTGAAGTCATTCGCGGAACTTTAAAATCAATTTTAGGGTTCATAATTCTTGGTGCTGGTGCCGGAGTTTTAGTTGGAACACTTGACTATTTTGGCGTACTTTTCCAAGAAGCATTTAGCGTTCAAGGTGTTGTTCCAAACAACGAAGCCATTGTTAGCTTAGCTTTAGTAGATTATGCTACTGCAACTGCAGCGATTATGGTTATCGGAATGGCAGCAAACATTTTGATTGCTCGCTTT
This is a stretch of genomic DNA from Bacillota bacterium. It encodes these proteins:
- the ptsP gene encoding phosphoenolpyruvate--protein phosphotransferase; the encoded protein is MRTFKGIGASEHVAVEQIFYLESLDLSVIEKNDCIPEVELKRYDDAKNQAITELEVLYEKTKLTSEETAQVFLAHQMMIEDYYFVQEVNQLLESNKNVEYAVQLTANKFKEMFEAMDDELMRARAADVQDISNRLLRILKGIKEEVLSPKGKFILICEDLLPSDIVKFDQKSIAGFVTKYGSKSSHAAILARTLNLPIVVHLDKLFDEIPHEGILAINGETGEVIVNPDDSIIKEYRSKMEAQEKMDKDLKKYRGQKAISSKGHEVIVAANIGNVSDADLVLENDGDAVGLFRSEFIYLESHDYPSEEKQFQIYKEVVKKLAPRNVIIRTLDIGADKTADYFKLDKEENPALGYRAIRICLKEKELFTTQLRALLRASHYGNLSIMIPMITHLEQVKESKAIFEGLKKEMDLENIPYKTDIQFGIMIETPAAVMISDKLAKLVDFFSIGTNDLTQYTLAVDRMNAKIQDLFDSRHEAVLRMIALTAKNAHDAGIWIGICGESASDLTLLDFYLEHHIDELSVSPSKVLRLKKAIIEK
- a CDS encoding BglG family transcription antiterminator, yielding MLDYKDSYILNLLITSNQILNILDISKLLGISQRSAYYSMTRINDYLESRGLSKLINKRSFGIKIDPKVKEILQNDLSNSLEEMYLYTQKERNAIQTLILLCFNELINVSFFEALFALSRNTIVSDLKDVKKMLSVYNLALEYDSNCGYVIEGSALRKRSVILNIISKYEYLLKIKSYNLFSEKDVKFVYDKFTDLENILNIQYVNDTLVYLSMLISIVKRNQIEKVTFTDIDEMMLKDSKEYKAVVQVFKDFIDDDEILYVTLHLLGLRVQTPTELENFEDDYINEIVDFMIEEFSKLTLIYFDNQDELFKNLYLHMRQAMFRLKYGIIFENEVKDSIFENYPQITYVTNQICNKLESKLGYPIGDDDVAYIAMHFGGHLNREKRDLPKYKVLLVCLNGIATSKLLKKELEYLLGNIEIIDVVRLDEIERYQDEVDYIISTVPIKNPALIHKSLQVNSVLNEVDKAQIISLFGAFNPNYGENEMSKMIIDDIKEYLPKDKIEEVRRKILYRISKINVVKEEHGRKKNIMLKELIREDRIIFKDKVSSWQEALWVSAKPLLDAGDIEKRYIDKVISNVHELGPYIVIAPNIAISHARPENGVKNLSMSILILKEAVNFSETSDRNSKIIITLAAPDGEKHLLALQQLSSLLMDSIDELFASENVEQVLKLIKEYSEKEI
- a CDS encoding PTS sugar transporter subunit IIB, whose product is MKKIACICGSGLGSSLLVAMNVKSAIKEMHLVTEIDVEHMDLGSAWPGLADVIVCGQDLQDNCKRFADVIPLNNIMDKKELKEKLTTYFSSKGIL